One Papaver somniferum cultivar HN1 unplaced genomic scaffold, ASM357369v1 unplaced-scaffold_35, whole genome shotgun sequence DNA window includes the following coding sequences:
- the LOC113342207 gene encoding uncharacterized protein LOC113342207: MLDVVPSMEEIKAAVFDLGADSAPGTDGFSGCFYRHYWDLIHQDLSKAIIFCWNNKTIPHGVNSSLILLLAKVRVADSLRKYRPIGLRNFFFKIFTKILATRLGKVLDSLVSEEQVAFMKGRNIHENISLASEMGNMKNLTNLVKLLDDHQRASGQRVCREKSKIYYGGGSLNRRQTIVDFLGIEVTFLSNRYLGVKVMHGAVKYKHISNVVDKLKDQLSVLKGKMLSFQDRVVLVKTVLSSCAIHNMAVYKWPVKFIQQCERVIRNFLWSGDSNLFRAFVVGYDKIYSSVKEGGVGITRLRTMNKVLIMKLWWSIKSSKKKWARFLE; this comes from the exons ATGTTGGATGTCGTTCCTTCAATGGAGGAAATTAAAGCTGCGGTTTTTGATTTAGGGGCGGATAGTGCTCCAGGTACGGATGGATTCtcagggtgtttttatagacattattGGGATTTAATTCATCAAGACTTATCTAAGGCTATTATATTTTGCTGGAATAACAAAACTATTCCTCATGGGGTTAATTCTAGCCTCATTCTCTTGCTTGCTAAGGTGAGAGTAGCTGATAGTTTAAGGAAATACAGACCTATTGGTCTaagaaattttttcttcaaaatttttactAAAATTCTGGCTACTAGACTTGGTAAGGTCTTGGATAGTTTGGTCTCGGAGGAGCAAGTGGCTTTTATGAAGGGGAGGAATATTCATGAAAAcattagtttggcttctgagatg GGAAATATGAAAAATCTGACAAACTTGGTGAAGTTGCTTGATGATCATCAACGTGCTTCTGGCCAGCGTGTTTGTAGAGAGAAGAGCAAGATATACTATGGTGGTGGGTCTCTAAATAGGCGCCAAACAATTGTGGATTTCTTGGGCATAGAAGTCACTTTTTTATCGAATCGTTATTTGGGTGTTAAAGTGATGCATGGGGCAGTGAAATATAAGCATATCAGCAATGTTGTGGACAAACTTAAAGACCAGCTGTCGGTTTTAAAAGGTAAGATGCTTTCCTTTCAAGATCGGGTGGTGCTTGTTAAAACTGTTCTTTCTAGCTGCGCGATACACAACATGGCTGTGTATAAGTGGCCAGTAAAATTTATTCAACAATGTGAACGTGTGATTCGTAACTTCCTTTGGTCGGGGGATTCGAATCTTTTTAGAGCCTTTGTGGTGGGATATGACAAGATATACAGTTCGGTGAAGGAGGGAGGTGTTGGGATAACTAGATTGAGAACTATGAACAAGGTGCTGATCATGAAGCTTTGGTGGAGTATTAAATCttcaaagaagaaatgggctcggtTCTTAGAATAA